In the Carboxydothermus hydrogenoformans Z-2901 genome, one interval contains:
- the gcvPB gene encoding aminomethyl-transferring glycine dehydrogenase subunit GcvPB, with translation MGSYPLIFELSKEGRTGFELPELDVPAKDINNLIPEEMQRKTEPDLPEVAEVDVVRHYVGLSRRNFGVDNGFYPLGSCTMKYNPKINEDTSRLAGFAELHPYVPEELAQGALELLYDAEQYLKEITGMDRFTFQPAAGAHGEFTGLMIIKAYLEKKGEKRTKVIVPDSAHGTNPATAAMCGFNVISIKSNERGLVDPEELAKVLDKEVAALMLTNPNTLGLFEEEIVKIAKMVHDVGGLLYYDGANLNAIMGVTRPGDMGFDVMHINLHKTFSTPHGGGGPGSGPVGVKAHLAEFLPVPVVEKDGDRYYFNYNLPNSIGKVRTFYGNFLVVVKAYTYLKALGGEGLTDVSQKAVLNANYLREKLKKYFYLPYDRLCKHEFVLSGKWQKEKGVRTLDIAKRLLDYGVHPPTIYFPLIVDEALMIEPTETESKETLDRFIEVMIAISREVEENPELLHEAPHVTPVKRLDEVGAARNPILRWSKDWQK, from the coding sequence ATGGGAAGCTATCCTCTGATTTTTGAATTATCTAAAGAAGGAAGAACCGGCTTTGAGCTTCCTGAGTTGGATGTTCCCGCTAAAGATATCAATAATCTCATTCCTGAAGAAATGCAAAGGAAAACCGAACCGGACCTCCCGGAAGTGGCTGAAGTAGATGTGGTTCGTCATTATGTGGGCTTATCCCGGCGGAATTTTGGCGTGGATAACGGCTTTTATCCTCTGGGAAGCTGTACGATGAAGTATAACCCCAAGATTAACGAAGACACTTCAAGGCTTGCCGGTTTTGCTGAACTTCATCCCTATGTGCCGGAGGAACTTGCTCAAGGGGCTTTAGAGCTGCTGTACGATGCGGAACAGTACCTTAAAGAAATTACCGGCATGGATCGTTTTACTTTCCAGCCGGCGGCGGGAGCCCACGGAGAATTTACCGGATTGATGATAATAAAAGCCTACTTGGAGAAAAAGGGCGAGAAGCGGACAAAAGTTATCGTTCCCGATTCTGCCCACGGTACCAACCCGGCAACCGCTGCCATGTGCGGTTTTAATGTGATTTCCATTAAGTCCAATGAACGGGGACTGGTAGACCCGGAGGAACTGGCAAAAGTTTTGGATAAAGAGGTTGCAGCATTAATGCTTACCAACCCCAATACCCTGGGACTTTTTGAAGAAGAAATTGTAAAAATTGCCAAAATGGTCCATGATGTCGGCGGGCTACTGTACTATGATGGAGCTAACTTAAATGCCATTATGGGGGTAACCCGCCCGGGAGATATGGGCTTTGATGTCATGCACATTAACCTTCATAAAACTTTTTCCACTCCCCACGGCGGCGGTGGACCCGGTTCCGGACCGGTAGGGGTTAAAGCCCATTTAGCCGAGTTCCTGCCGGTACCGGTGGTGGAGAAAGACGGAGATCGGTACTACTTTAATTACAACCTGCCCAATTCCATCGGCAAAGTAAGGACCTTCTACGGCAACTTCCTGGTAGTGGTTAAAGCTTATACTTACTTAAAAGCTTTAGGTGGCGAAGGCCTTACCGATGTCAGCCAAAAAGCTGTTTTAAACGCTAACTATTTAAGAGAAAAGCTTAAAAAATACTTCTATCTGCCCTATGACCGGCTCTGCAAGCACGAGTTTGTCCTGTCCGGTAAGTGGCAGAAGGAAAAAGGGGTTCGGACTTTAGATATTGCTAAACGTCTGTTGGACTATGGAGTTCACCCACCGACCATTTACTTCCCGCTTATTGTTGATGAAGCGTTGATGATTGAGCCCACGGAAACCGAGTCCAAGGAAACTTTAGACCGGTTTATTGAGGTAATGATTGCAATAAGCCGGGAAGTAGAGGAAAATCCCGAACTTCTCCATGAAGCTCCCCACGTCACCCCGGTGAAGCGGCTGGATGAGGTGGGTGCAGCGAGAAATCCAATTTTGAGGTGGAGTAAAGATTGGCAAAAATAA
- a CDS encoding radical SAM protein, translating into MAKITFVYPHKTKPVTVTGPHCALNCAHCGGHYLKSMLPVEKIPDLPEVKSLLISGGCTRDGKVPWLKHAEFLAEQKGNLKYNFHVGLIDDDREIDLLAQIADAVSFDFVIDDETIAKVYHLNKTGEDYLNTYRKLKTKVPVLPHITVGLLGGEIKGEFEAIKALLEFNPPAIVFIIFRPTPDTDFSDRQPPEIANVVEVFEYTRKLFPKTPLYLGCMRPGGKYRKEIDLKALELGFARIVQPHPEVVKKARELGYEIEEAGECCVL; encoded by the coding sequence TTGGCAAAAATAACTTTCGTTTATCCCCATAAAACCAAACCGGTTACCGTTACCGGCCCCCACTGTGCCTTAAACTGTGCCCACTGTGGGGGCCATTATTTAAAAAGTATGCTGCCGGTTGAAAAGATACCAGATTTACCTGAAGTTAAAAGCCTTTTAATTAGCGGAGGCTGTACCAGAGACGGTAAAGTCCCGTGGTTAAAACATGCCGAATTTTTAGCCGAGCAAAAAGGAAACTTGAAATACAATTTTCATGTGGGATTAATCGATGACGACCGGGAAATTGACCTTTTGGCCCAAATAGCCGATGCGGTGTCCTTTGATTTTGTGATAGATGACGAAACAATTGCTAAAGTTTATCACTTAAATAAAACCGGGGAAGATTATTTAAACACCTACCGGAAACTTAAGACGAAAGTTCCGGTGCTGCCGCATATAACTGTTGGCCTTCTCGGTGGAGAAATTAAAGGGGAATTTGAGGCAATAAAAGCTCTTTTAGAATTTAACCCACCGGCCATTGTGTTTATTATCTTTCGCCCTACGCCTGATACTGACTTTTCTGACCGTCAGCCGCCGGAAATTGCCAATGTTGTGGAAGTTTTTGAATATACCCGAAAACTTTTTCCGAAAACCCCGTTATATTTAGGTTGCATGCGCCCCGGGGGTAAGTACCGGAAAGAAATTGATTTAAAAGCGTTGGAGCTGGGCTTTGCGCGGATTGTGCAGCCCCATCCGGAGGTAGTGAAAAAAGCCCGGGAATTGGGATATGAAATTGAGGAAGCGGGAGAGTGCTGCGTGTTATGA
- a CDS encoding radical SAM protein: MRASIGTLAALKLKKVKVEALPTTAYFMLGEKCQHDCAFCSQARSSHATPELLSRVTWPKIEEEAVFKALGEEPSEIRRACFQVVRTKESFAEILEKAKKLKEKAAIPLCVSYNVRDAIEAQQIFAAGADHISLPLDGAVKRVYEKVKGKNYEKFYNKLLDLAEKFPGKIGTHLIAGLGETEEEMLKVMDDLLKHQITIALFAFTPVPGTRLEKESPPDIKSYRRIQAGFYLLKKNLKSISEFTFKNGRVVSFGLTREEILEIFQDGEAFRTSGCPDCNRPYYNERPGGTIYNYPRPLTPEERERCLEELLTELEV; the protein is encoded by the coding sequence ATGAGGGCATCGATTGGGACCCTGGCGGCGTTAAAGCTTAAAAAAGTCAAGGTAGAGGCTCTTCCCACTACTGCATATTTTATGCTCGGTGAAAAGTGCCAGCATGATTGTGCCTTTTGTTCCCAGGCGCGCTCCAGTCACGCCACTCCTGAGCTTTTATCCCGGGTAACCTGGCCAAAAATAGAGGAGGAGGCGGTTTTTAAAGCGCTGGGGGAGGAACCTTCTGAAATACGCCGGGCTTGTTTTCAAGTCGTGCGCACTAAAGAAAGTTTTGCGGAAATTTTGGAGAAGGCCAAAAAGTTAAAAGAAAAAGCGGCAATACCTCTTTGTGTTTCGTACAATGTTCGGGATGCCATTGAGGCTCAACAGATATTTGCGGCCGGGGCTGACCATATAAGTCTTCCTTTAGACGGTGCGGTTAAAAGGGTTTATGAAAAAGTTAAAGGCAAAAATTATGAGAAGTTTTACAATAAGCTTCTGGACTTAGCCGAGAAGTTTCCGGGGAAAATAGGTACCCATTTAATTGCGGGCCTTGGGGAGACCGAAGAGGAAATGCTGAAAGTAATGGACGATCTTCTAAAACACCAGATTACCATAGCTTTATTTGCTTTCACTCCCGTACCCGGGACCCGGTTAGAAAAAGAAAGTCCACCGGATATAAAAAGTTACCGCCGGATTCAAGCGGGTTTTTATCTTTTAAAAAAGAATTTAAAAAGTATTTCTGAATTTACCTTTAAAAATGGACGGGTAGTAAGCTTTGGCTTGACGCGGGAGGAAATCCTGGAAATTTTTCAGGATGGCGAAGCTTTTCGCACCAGCGGTTGTCCTGACTGTAACCGTCCTTATTACAACGAACGGCCGGGAGGAACAATATATAATTATCCTCGCCCGTTGACTCCTGAAGAAAGAGAGCGGTGTTTGGAAGAACTTTTAACCGAACTGGAGGTGTAA
- a CDS encoding lipoate--protein ligase family protein has translation METWRFIDHCSFSGAENMAIDEALLQEAINNHGAPVLRFYTWTRPTLSLGYFQKAQEEVDFSECEKLGVEVVRRPTGGRAVLHEFELTYSIVGSIQHPKLSGTVLESYLKISKGLLLGLKNLGIEGEIAEGKKTSDLSAICFEAPSWYELTVMGRKVIGSAQVRRGDYLLQHGAIVIKMDVDKLFRVLKFKSLEQKERIRASFHRKAGAIHDFSSREFSLAEIKEAFLAGFSEGFEVNFIRSELSLKERELSRQLLREKYNTREWLFRF, from the coding sequence ATGGAAACCTGGCGCTTTATCGATCACTGCTCCTTTTCCGGAGCAGAAAATATGGCGATTGATGAAGCATTATTACAGGAAGCTATAAATAATCACGGGGCGCCGGTTTTGCGCTTTTATACCTGGACCCGCCCGACTTTAAGCCTGGGTTATTTTCAAAAAGCTCAGGAAGAGGTGGATTTTTCCGAATGTGAAAAATTGGGGGTTGAAGTGGTACGCCGGCCTACCGGTGGGCGGGCGGTACTCCACGAATTTGAACTGACTTACTCGATTGTTGGCAGCATCCAGCATCCCAAGCTTTCTGGAACGGTTTTGGAGTCGTATTTAAAAATAAGCAAAGGTCTTTTACTGGGTCTCAAAAACCTGGGAATTGAAGGGGAAATTGCCGAAGGGAAAAAAACATCCGATTTATCGGCAATTTGCTTCGAAGCCCCTTCCTGGTACGAGCTGACGGTTATGGGGCGAAAAGTTATCGGAAGTGCTCAGGTTAGGCGGGGAGATTACCTTTTGCAACACGGGGCTATTGTTATAAAAATGGATGTGGATAAACTTTTTCGGGTACTAAAATTTAAGTCTTTAGAGCAAAAAGAACGAATACGGGCAAGTTTTCACAGAAAGGCGGGAGCTATTCATGATTTTTCATCCCGGGAATTTTCGCTGGCGGAAATAAAAGAAGCGTTTTTGGCGGGGTTTTCCGAAGGGTTTGAAGTTAATTTTATACGAAGTGAACTCTCCCTAAAAGAGCGTGAACTCAGTAGGCAATTACTGAGGGAAAAATACAATACCCGGGAGTGGTTGTTTCGCTTTTAA
- a CDS encoding YgaP family membrane protein — MMRENVGTWDAFLRSSMGAMLLGLGIVNKSKSLICVGAMELATGITRWCPVFELFGINTAEEDFYFEEDEEEISIPSPS; from the coding sequence ATGATGCGGGAAAACGTAGGTACTTGGGATGCATTTTTACGCAGTTCCATGGGAGCAATGCTTCTGGGGTTAGGTATCGTAAATAAATCAAAAAGTTTAATTTGTGTAGGAGCTATGGAGCTGGCTACCGGGATCACCCGCTGGTGTCCGGTGTTTGAGCTTTTTGGAATAAATACGGCCGAAGAAGATTTTTATTTTGAAGAGGATGAAGAAGAAATTTCTATTCCGTCGCCTAGTTAA
- a CDS encoding DUF438 domain-containing protein, which yields MSELINNREFRKKAIKEIILDLHRGKTVEEVKERFDEIIKDVAPTEITLIEQMLIQEGLPVEEVQRLCDVHAAVFKESLEEQPAPETQPGHPVYTFKEENRAVEKLIEEIREILAKFKATTAGEEKNISLELTAKLNLLLDLDKHYSRKENLLFPFLEKHNIMGPPKVMWGVDDEIRAALKEARLLALHYDPDKKAELIQKTEAVLAKIEEMIFKEEKILFPMCLETLTEDEWWAIYEQSDEIGYCLIEPQTGWKPKREISVKNQEITKEGYIKFSTGLLTQKEIGLIFNHLPVDITFVDKDGIVKYFSESKDRVFVRPKTIIGRRVENCHPPASVHIVEKLVDDLKSGRKDFEDFWIHYQGKYVLIRYIAVRDEKGEFMGVLEVTQDIKPLQAISGEKRIME from the coding sequence ATGAGTGAACTTATTAACAACCGGGAGTTTAGAAAAAAAGCCATTAAGGAAATTATTTTAGATTTACACCGGGGCAAAACGGTAGAAGAAGTAAAAGAGCGTTTTGATGAGATTATAAAAGATGTTGCTCCTACCGAAATAACCTTAATTGAACAAATGCTGATACAGGAAGGCTTACCTGTTGAAGAAGTTCAACGGCTTTGCGACGTTCACGCCGCAGTCTTTAAAGAATCCTTAGAAGAACAACCTGCCCCGGAAACCCAGCCCGGCCATCCGGTTTATACCTTTAAAGAAGAAAACCGTGCGGTGGAAAAGCTCATTGAGGAAATAAGGGAAATTTTAGCAAAATTTAAAGCAACCACCGCCGGCGAAGAAAAAAACATCTCATTAGAACTTACCGCAAAATTAAACCTACTTTTAGATTTAGATAAACATTACAGCCGTAAGGAAAATCTTCTCTTTCCTTTTTTAGAAAAGCACAACATCATGGGGCCACCCAAAGTTATGTGGGGAGTTGATGATGAAATCCGGGCAGCGTTAAAGGAAGCCCGCCTTCTAGCATTACATTACGATCCAGACAAAAAAGCAGAGCTAATCCAAAAAACCGAAGCTGTTTTGGCAAAAATTGAAGAAATGATTTTTAAGGAAGAAAAAATCTTATTTCCCATGTGTCTTGAAACTTTAACCGAAGACGAATGGTGGGCAATTTACGAACAAAGCGATGAAATAGGTTATTGTTTAATTGAACCGCAAACCGGGTGGAAACCAAAGCGGGAAATTTCAGTAAAGAACCAGGAAATAACAAAGGAAGGTTATATAAAGTTTAGTACCGGTCTTTTAACCCAAAAAGAAATAGGTTTAATCTTTAACCACCTGCCGGTAGACATAACTTTTGTGGACAAAGATGGCATCGTAAAATACTTTTCCGAAAGTAAGGACCGGGTTTTCGTCCGACCCAAAACCATTATTGGCCGAAGGGTTGAAAACTGCCATCCCCCGGCCAGCGTCCATATTGTAGAAAAGTTAGTGGACGATTTAAAATCCGGGCGCAAAGATTTTGAAGATTTCTGGATTCACTATCAAGGAAAATATGTTTTGATCCGTTATATTGCTGTTAGGGATGAAAAGGGAGAGTTTATGGGGGTCTTGGAAGTTACCCAGGATATCAAGCCGTTGCAGGCGATTTCCGGTGAAAAAAGGATAATGGAATAA
- a CDS encoding cytochrome b6, with product MKVRYVPLRPNKNLGIAGKIFLLIGVIYLLFLVFSWGYVKVDKILLDKSFSEIMKEEKANKPKIMAKQRKLLEERYNLTPKTTTEVTMSGGKPLPVGPTARLKNGLTFEDLASMSPEEIKEKGVFPYLPLPHPHPQNGGMVFPPVQTKIHPELVRFDVDFDLPDAFLPEFPPPLYLTTHPELGDVSKGKEITLDNYYELFKDILTPVQLEGLRLLLTKFPQQQFNATDDRKSEKPSLGVSCFDCHVNGHTTGQFHLNPDNRPQETRFRIDTVSLRGTHIQQLFGSKRSIRSVEDFCEFEQRSAYFDGDHTLAAKKGINPLSREQVMHMAQFINIIDFPPAPKLNRYGRLDPAKATEKELLGEKIFFGKGKCGYCHPAPYYTDQLMHDLKVERFYQGRPEGPIKTFTLRGLKDSPPYFHDGRLLTIEDTVEFFNLVLELKLTREEKEALVAFLRQL from the coding sequence TTGAAAGTTCGCTATGTACCTTTAAGGCCAAACAAAAACTTGGGAATAGCGGGGAAAATTTTTCTTTTAATTGGTGTCATTTATTTACTATTTTTAGTTTTTTCCTGGGGATATGTTAAGGTAGATAAAATTTTGCTGGACAAAAGCTTTTCCGAAATTATGAAGGAAGAAAAGGCCAATAAACCAAAAATAATGGCCAAGCAGCGAAAACTTTTAGAAGAAAGGTATAATCTTACCCCAAAAACTACAACCGAAGTAACCATGAGCGGGGGAAAACCGCTTCCAGTAGGACCTACTGCCAGACTGAAAAATGGTCTTACTTTTGAAGATTTAGCCAGTATGTCTCCCGAAGAAATTAAAGAAAAAGGTGTCTTTCCCTATTTACCGTTACCCCACCCCCACCCTCAGAACGGCGGGATGGTTTTTCCACCGGTGCAGACTAAGATTCACCCGGAGTTAGTGCGCTTTGACGTAGATTTCGATTTACCCGATGCCTTTTTACCGGAATTTCCTCCGCCTCTATATCTTACCACCCATCCCGAATTGGGGGATGTATCCAAAGGAAAAGAAATTACCTTGGATAACTATTACGAACTTTTTAAAGATATTTTAACTCCGGTGCAATTAGAAGGCCTCAGGCTTCTTTTAACCAAGTTTCCCCAGCAGCAGTTTAACGCTACTGATGACCGGAAAAGTGAAAAACCAAGCCTTGGAGTGTCGTGCTTTGATTGTCACGTCAACGGCCATACCACCGGACAATTCCATTTAAATCCGGATAATCGCCCTCAAGAAACCCGTTTTCGAATTGATACGGTGAGTTTAAGGGGCACCCATATACAACAATTATTTGGTTCTAAACGCTCCATTCGTTCGGTAGAAGATTTTTGTGAATTTGAGCAGCGGTCAGCTTATTTTGACGGTGATCATACTTTGGCGGCCAAAAAAGGAATAAACCCGCTCTCCCGGGAGCAGGTAATGCATATGGCCCAGTTTATCAATATCATTGATTTTCCGCCGGCACCCAAATTAAATCGTTATGGCAGGCTTGACCCGGCCAAAGCTACCGAAAAGGAACTTTTAGGAGAAAAAATCTTTTTTGGCAAAGGTAAATGCGGCTACTGCCATCCGGCACCGTACTATACCGACCAGTTAATGCACGATTTAAAGGTGGAGCGCTTTTACCAGGGTCGGCCGGAAGGGCCCATCAAAACTTTTACCTTAAGAGGACTTAAAGATTCACCGCCTTATTTTCACGATGGCCGCCTGTTAACCATTGAAGATACGGTAGAATTTTTTAATCTTGTCCTGGAATTAAAACTTACCCGGGAAGAAAAGGAAGCGCTCGTTGCGTTCCTACGCCAGCTTTAA
- the tsaA gene encoding tRNA (N6-threonylcarbamoyladenosine(37)-N6)-methyltransferase TrmO → MEIVLRPIGYVRNSFNSKEKMDYDEDISEIVVYEEFVPGLYRIEDEEYITIIFYFHLSNEEKLITVRRDGKETGVFASRSPNRPNHLGIATGRLLKREGNVLTVKGIDCLNQTPVLDIKPKSRKFDGVDG, encoded by the coding sequence GTGGAGATAGTGCTGCGGCCGATTGGCTACGTGCGTAACAGCTTTAATTCCAAAGAAAAAATGGATTACGATGAGGATATTTCGGAAATTGTAGTCTATGAGGAATTTGTTCCGGGGCTTTACAGGATTGAAGACGAAGAGTACATAACTATTATTTTTTATTTTCATTTAAGCAATGAAGAAAAACTCATTACTGTTAGAAGAGACGGCAAGGAAACCGGGGTTTTTGCCTCGAGAAGTCCCAATCGTCCCAATCATTTAGGGATTGCCACCGGAAGGCTTTTAAAACGGGAAGGAAATGTCTTAACTGTAAAGGGAATTGACTGCTTAAACCAAACACCTGTTTTAGACATTAAGCCTAAAAGCCGGAAATTTGACGGGGTGGATGGTTAA
- a CDS encoding SGNH/GDSL hydrolase family protein, which yields MVEFVFLGDSLTYGFPYGPTASWVNLSAEKLGVSFLNLGVCGDTLEDMKERFKRERILGNTLVLLGGTNDIYVNRPTSEILQDAREIITVAKERNFSAIVLASPLPVLEEEWADERLKILGRKYREIAGELGVKYLDFYEPFKKLLKNNPGVLIDGLHPSREGYRFMAQIFLSFLGIENDF from the coding sequence ATGGTGGAGTTTGTTTTTCTCGGAGATTCTTTAACTTACGGTTTTCCCTATGGACCTACCGCTTCCTGGGTAAATCTTAGTGCAGAAAAACTTGGAGTAAGTTTTCTTAATCTCGGAGTTTGCGGTGATACTTTAGAGGATATGAAGGAAAGATTTAAAAGAGAGCGGATTTTAGGTAATACCCTTGTACTTTTAGGGGGTACCAATGATATATACGTTAATCGTCCGACCTCAGAAATCTTACAGGATGCACGGGAGATAATAACTGTGGCGAAAGAAAGAAATTTTTCTGCCATCGTATTAGCTTCTCCTCTGCCGGTTCTGGAAGAAGAGTGGGCTGATGAAAGATTAAAGATACTTGGAAGAAAATACCGGGAAATAGCCGGTGAATTGGGGGTAAAATATTTAGATTTTTACGAACCGTTTAAAAAGCTTTTAAAAAATAATCCGGGAGTTTTAATAGATGGTCTTCATCCCTCCCGGGAGGGTTACCGGTTTATGGCTCAAATCTTTTTGAGCTTTTTGGGTATTGAAAATGATTTTTAG
- a CDS encoding cation diffusion facilitator family transporter → MNDKKVSWAKLSIISNTLLVLFKIVVGLFTGSVSIIAEGLHSGVDLLASIITFFSVKVASRPADVRHPYGHGKVENIAGTIEGLLIFLGAVLIIKEALPKFWHPEMPESLGWGMGVMAVSALVNFFISQTLLKIAKETDSPALEADGWHLRTDVYTSAGVLLGLLLIKLTGITYFDPILALIVAGMILKAAYEITFEGFANMVDTALPEKEIALIKDSIANYGEKFLEFHKLRARKSGSERFIDLHLVVPEKLSVKEVHDLCNKIEREIEEKLPNSHVLIHAEPCQKEQRQCENCPYCSEKKS, encoded by the coding sequence TTGAACGATAAAAAAGTTTCCTGGGCAAAACTTTCGATTATCTCCAATACTCTTCTGGTGCTTTTTAAGATTGTCGTTGGCCTTTTTACCGGTTCGGTAAGTATTATTGCCGAGGGCTTACATTCGGGAGTGGATTTATTGGCTTCCATCATTACCTTTTTTTCCGTAAAAGTTGCCAGTCGACCGGCGGATGTTCGTCACCCTTACGGCCATGGTAAAGTGGAAAATATTGCCGGAACAATTGAAGGGCTTTTAATTTTTTTAGGAGCGGTATTAATAATAAAAGAAGCTTTACCCAAGTTTTGGCATCCGGAAATGCCCGAAAGCCTTGGCTGGGGCATGGGAGTCATGGCAGTTTCAGCTTTGGTTAATTTTTTTATTTCCCAAACTTTATTAAAAATTGCCAAAGAAACCGATTCTCCAGCCTTAGAAGCGGATGGCTGGCACTTAAGGACCGATGTTTATACCTCTGCGGGTGTGTTGTTAGGTCTACTTTTAATCAAACTTACGGGCATAACTTACTTTGACCCCATTTTGGCTTTGATTGTGGCCGGTATGATTTTAAAAGCAGCTTATGAGATTACCTTTGAAGGCTTTGCCAACATGGTTGACACGGCATTGCCGGAAAAGGAGATTGCTTTAATTAAAGATTCCATTGCCAATTACGGCGAAAAGTTTCTGGAGTTTCACAAGTTACGGGCTCGGAAAAGCGGCTCGGAGCGGTTTATTGATTTGCATTTGGTGGTACCGGAGAAGCTGTCGGTAAAAGAAGTTCATGACCTTTGCAATAAAATTGAGCGGGAGATAGAAGAAAAGCTACCCAATTCGCACGTCTTAATTCATGCCGAGCCCTGCCAGAAAGAACAGCGCCAATGTGAAAATTGTCCTTATTGTTCCGAAAAAAAAAGCTAA
- a CDS encoding DMT family transporter translates to MELKTKQLLADISLIVVTAFWGTTFVIIKNILANIEPFSFLSFRFLLSTFFLLPLLLQKEGFSPKGVFFGSIAGFFLWLGYILQTIGLKYTSAANSGFITGLAVVMVPVLSSILNKKPVTPGVIFGTGLSFLGLFIMSFDFKAGFNTGDLLTLAGALFFSMQIVSVERFSPNFSATSLTLGQIATVGVLSLPAALWLEEPFKPYPNEVFYAIVFTAIFATVLAFLVQSKAQQFTSASHVALIFTLEPVFALLFAVLFGGESLVAKQGIGAFFILAGMLTAEFLDQYWPKAKDEKKANL, encoded by the coding sequence ATGGAGCTAAAAACCAAACAACTCTTGGCCGATATAAGTTTAATCGTAGTCACCGCTTTCTGGGGAACAACTTTTGTCATTATTAAAAATATTTTGGCCAATATTGAACCTTTTTCCTTTCTATCTTTTCGCTTCCTCCTTAGCACTTTTTTCCTTTTACCATTACTTTTACAAAAAGAAGGCTTCTCGCCAAAAGGAGTTTTTTTCGGCAGTATTGCCGGCTTTTTTCTCTGGCTTGGCTATATCTTACAAACCATCGGCTTAAAATACACTTCCGCAGCCAATAGCGGTTTTATTACCGGCCTGGCCGTGGTTATGGTACCGGTTTTAAGCAGTATTTTAAATAAAAAACCGGTAACCCCAGGGGTCATATTCGGTACCGGATTATCTTTTTTGGGATTATTTATAATGTCCTTTGACTTTAAAGCCGGCTTTAACACAGGAGACCTTTTAACTTTAGCCGGAGCATTATTTTTCAGTATGCAAATTGTTTCGGTGGAGCGTTTTTCTCCTAATTTTTCCGCAACTTCGTTAACTCTCGGGCAAATTGCTACCGTAGGAGTTTTAAGCCTGCCCGCGGCTTTGTGGCTGGAAGAGCCTTTTAAACCCTACCCTAACGAAGTTTTCTATGCAATTGTTTTTACCGCTATTTTTGCTACCGTCCTTGCTTTTTTAGTTCAATCCAAAGCCCAGCAGTTTACCAGCGCTTCTCACGTAGCCCTAATCTTTACCTTAGAGCCGGTCTTTGCCTTGCTTTTTGCCGTCCTCTTTGGCGGTGAAAGTTTAGTGGCCAAGCAAGGAATTGGTGCCTTTTTCATCTTGGCAGGAATGCTTACCGCCGAGTTTTTAGACCAGTACTGGCCAAAAGCCAAAGATGAAAAAAAAGCTAACCTTTGA
- a CDS encoding basic amino acid ABC transporter substrate-binding protein yields the protein MKKFGALFLVVVLTLGLILTACGNKQAEQTNSAQNQEQKQEQKQKIVVASDTSYAPFEFQDPSTGKYVGFDMDLIQAIGEAVGFEVEIKSMNFDGVLTSVQSGTVDAAISAISITDKRKEVMNFSEPYYDSGLAIVVKGDNNTIKGIDDLKGKRVAVQIATTGADYANELKAKGIVKEVKTFNTLPDALMELRNNGVDAVINDWPVNAYYIKQSFSDLKMVGDKLTGESYGIAVPKSKPEILAKINEGLKKVKESGKYAEIYEKWFGEKPKN from the coding sequence ATGAAAAAATTTGGAGCTTTGTTCTTGGTTGTCGTTTTAACCTTGGGGCTTATCCTGACAGCCTGTGGCAATAAGCAGGCGGAGCAAACAAACAGCGCCCAAAACCAGGAGCAGAAGCAGGAGCAAAAACAAAAAATTGTAGTGGCTTCCGATACTTCTTACGCTCCTTTTGAATTTCAGGATCCTTCTACCGGAAAATATGTAGGTTTTGATATGGACTTAATTCAGGCAATTGGCGAAGCGGTTGGCTTTGAAGTGGAAATTAAAAGTATGAACTTTGATGGAGTTTTAACTTCGGTGCAAAGTGGTACGGTTGATGCGGCTATTTCCGCCATTTCGATTACCGATAAGCGCAAAGAAGTCATGAATTTTAGCGAACCGTATTACGATTCGGGTTTGGCCATTGTGGTAAAAGGTGACAACAACACCATTAAAGGTATTGATGATTTAAAAGGGAAAAGGGTAGCGGTGCAAATTGCCACTACCGGTGCCGATTATGCCAACGAGTTAAAAGCTAAAGGAATTGTGAAAGAGGTAAAAACCTTTAATACTCTTCCCGATGCTTTAATGGAACTTAGAAACAACGGTGTTGATGCGGTAATTAACGACTGGCCGGTTAATGCCTACTATATTAAGCAAAGCTTTTCCGATTTAAAAATGGTGGGGGATAAGTTAACCGGAGAATCGTATGGTATCGCTGTGCCCAAGTCCAAGCCGGAAATTTTAGCCAAAATTAACGAAGGCTTAAAGAAAGTGAAAGAATCGGGTAAGTACGCCGAAATTTACGAAAAGTGGTTTGGAGAAAAACCAAAGAACTAA